The proteins below come from a single Pieris brassicae chromosome 1, ilPieBrab1.1, whole genome shotgun sequence genomic window:
- the LOC123712043 gene encoding ankyrin repeat and death domain-containing protein 1B isoform X2: MSLAEFENWAPNAPIVMETSSHSVTLTWSPGEYRYLQNHLVYTVQRKEKMPPWVTVYSGGKTLKAIENLAPTQPHKFRLKIAFKRRAANNPKMNDQPTDNSQIDATLRENKGTNKVIQSLWSEETWANTASDGTTVACLCMAVRCGYGQQVQQMLEERPILLSVINAATGLTPLATAVIKGDTNMVGILIARGADLEQRSSVERTPLQLAVLSGHCLLVELLLDHGADIQSRDINHLGVEHLAVDSGDLETLRFVLDRGDHDVTDSNGWTPLFRAMVGDVPRFCDWWTHSFSTRRWWPASLGSPRRFPVFKHCVLLSNAIVYNNRFIIYTTQLLFL; encoded by the exons ATGTCTTTAGCTGAATTTGAGAATTGGGCTCCTAATGCCCCGATAGTAATGGAAACCAGTAGTCACAGTGTGACTCTGACGTGGTCTCCAGGAGAATATAGGTATCTCCAGAACCATCTCGTGTATACAGTGCAGAGGAAGGAGAAGATGCCACCCTGGGTTACTGTATATag CGGCGGGAAAACATTGAAAGCAATTGAGAACCTGGCCCCCACACAGCCTCACAAATTCCGCCTCAAGATCGCTTTCAAACGTAGAGCAGCGAATAATCCAAAGATGAATGATCAGCCTACAGATAATTCACAGATCGACGCGACGTTACG GGAAAATAAAGGCACGAATAAGGTTATACAGTCACTGTGGTCTGAAGAGACCTGGGCAAATACTGCTAGTGATGGCACTACAGTTGCTTGTCTGTGTATGGCGGTCCGTTGCGGGTATGGCCAACAG GTGCAGCAGATGCTAGAAGAACGCCCAATCCTTCTGTCTGTCATTAACGCTGCGACAGGCCTAACACCGCTTGCAACTGCTGTTATAAAGG GTGATACCAATATGGTGGGTATTCTGATAGCCCGAGGGGCAGACTTGGAGCAGCGTTCAAGTGTCGAGCGTACACCACTACAACTAGCCGTTTTATCTGGACACTGCTTACTTGTAGAACTACTTTTAGATCATGGCGCTGATATACAG TCTCGAGATATAAACCACCTAGGCGTGGAGCACCTTGCAGTCGACTCTGGTGATCTAGAAACCCTAAGGTTTGTGCTGGACCGAGGAGACCACGATGTCACGGATAGTAATGGATGGACACCGCTATTCAGAGCTA tgGTAGGCGACGTGCCTCGGTTTTGCGACTGGTGGACTCACAGTTTCAGCACGAGAAGGTGGTGGCCAGCTTCACTCGGGTCACCAAGAAGATTTCCAGTGTTCAAGCACTGCGTACTACTAAGTAATGCAATAGTTTATAACAatcgttttattatatataccacacagttattatttctataa
- the LOC123712043 gene encoding palmitoyltransferase AKR1 isoform X1 has product MSLAEFENWAPNAPIVMETSSHSVTLTWSPGEYRYLQNHLVYTVQRKEKMPPWVTVYSGGKTLKAIENLAPTQPHKFRLKIAFKRRAANNPKMNDQPTDNSQIDATLRENKGTNKVIQSLWSEETWANTASDGTTVACLCMAVRCGYGQQVQQMLEERPILLSVINAATGLTPLATAVIKGDTNMVGILIARGADLEQRSSVERTPLQLAVLSGHCLLVELLLDHGADIQSRDINHLGVEHLAVDSGDLETLRFVLDRGDHDVTDSNGWTPLFRAICQGASTSVIEELVKRGSRLEVTDRAGLTLISAARLLTDKHGRRRASVLRLVDSQFQHEKVVASFTRVTKKISSVQALRTTK; this is encoded by the exons ATGTCTTTAGCTGAATTTGAGAATTGGGCTCCTAATGCCCCGATAGTAATGGAAACCAGTAGTCACAGTGTGACTCTGACGTGGTCTCCAGGAGAATATAGGTATCTCCAGAACCATCTCGTGTATACAGTGCAGAGGAAGGAGAAGATGCCACCCTGGGTTACTGTATATag CGGCGGGAAAACATTGAAAGCAATTGAGAACCTGGCCCCCACACAGCCTCACAAATTCCGCCTCAAGATCGCTTTCAAACGTAGAGCAGCGAATAATCCAAAGATGAATGATCAGCCTACAGATAATTCACAGATCGACGCGACGTTACG GGAAAATAAAGGCACGAATAAGGTTATACAGTCACTGTGGTCTGAAGAGACCTGGGCAAATACTGCTAGTGATGGCACTACAGTTGCTTGTCTGTGTATGGCGGTCCGTTGCGGGTATGGCCAACAG GTGCAGCAGATGCTAGAAGAACGCCCAATCCTTCTGTCTGTCATTAACGCTGCGACAGGCCTAACACCGCTTGCAACTGCTGTTATAAAGG GTGATACCAATATGGTGGGTATTCTGATAGCCCGAGGGGCAGACTTGGAGCAGCGTTCAAGTGTCGAGCGTACACCACTACAACTAGCCGTTTTATCTGGACACTGCTTACTTGTAGAACTACTTTTAGATCATGGCGCTGATATACAG TCTCGAGATATAAACCACCTAGGCGTGGAGCACCTTGCAGTCGACTCTGGTGATCTAGAAACCCTAAGGTTTGTGCTGGACCGAGGAGACCACGATGTCACGGATAGTAATGGATGGACACCGCTATTCAGAGCTA TTTGTCAAGGAGCAAGCACGAGTGTTATAGAGGAGTTAGTCAAACGTGGTAGTCGTTTGGAGGTGACTGACCGTGCTGGTCTTACTCTAATTTCTGCAGCCAGACTTCTCACTGACAAACA tgGTAGGCGACGTGCCTCGGTTTTGCGACTGGTGGACTCACAGTTTCAGCACGAGAAGGTGGTGGCCAGCTTCACTCGGGTCACCAAGAAGATTTCCAGTGTTCAAGCACTGCGTACTACTAAGTAA